One window from the genome of Deinococcus sp. NW-56 encodes:
- a CDS encoding ammonium transporter, which yields MNGAALLRAFVLLLLTGSALAAPPAPAPDSGDTAWMLIATALVLLMTPALALFYGGLTRAPSVLNTMMMSVASIGLVLVLWTLAGYTLAFGEGGGPLIGGLGHLGLEGLAGTLTGTIPSPVFAAFQGTFAVIALALISGAVVERMRFGAFLLFGGLWSLLVYAPLAHWVWSADGWLFKLGALDFAGGTVIHIAAGVSALVAAWAVGPRLGHPHAAHMPHNVPFVLLGAGLLWFGWVGFNAGSALAAGHTAALALLNTLVAPAAALLTWLGWEAARTGKPTAVGGATGLVVGLVAITPACAFVAPWAALVVGALGATASFWAVQAKRRLWADDALDVFACHGVAGIVGALLTGALAWTTGSGQAVGPQLLVQGASVAASVALSGLGTLLLLRLVGHLTPLRVSPRQEVGGMDLSAHSEQGYREPDGRLGSPVVLGGD from the coding sequence ATGAACGGGGCCGCGCTCCTGCGGGCCTTTGTGCTCCTGCTGCTGACCGGCAGCGCCCTGGCCGCACCCCCCGCCCCGGCGCCCGACTCCGGCGACACGGCCTGGATGCTGATCGCCACCGCGCTGGTGCTGCTGATGACCCCCGCCCTGGCCCTGTTCTACGGGGGCCTGACCCGCGCTCCCAGCGTGCTGAACACCATGATGATGAGCGTCGCGTCCATCGGGCTGGTGCTCGTGCTGTGGACGCTGGCCGGATACACCCTCGCCTTCGGGGAAGGTGGAGGGCCGCTGATCGGGGGCCTGGGGCACCTGGGACTGGAGGGTCTGGCCGGGACCCTGACCGGCACCATCCCGTCGCCCGTTTTCGCGGCCTTCCAGGGGACGTTCGCGGTCATCGCGCTGGCGCTGATCAGCGGGGCGGTCGTCGAGCGAATGCGGTTCGGGGCCTTTCTGCTGTTCGGTGGACTGTGGAGCCTGCTCGTCTATGCGCCGCTGGCCCACTGGGTCTGGAGCGCCGACGGCTGGCTGTTCAAGCTCGGGGCGCTGGATTTCGCGGGTGGCACCGTCATTCATATCGCGGCGGGGGTCAGTGCGCTCGTCGCGGCCTGGGCCGTGGGACCCCGGCTGGGCCACCCGCACGCGGCGCACATGCCGCACAACGTCCCCTTCGTGCTGCTGGGCGCGGGACTGCTGTGGTTCGGCTGGGTGGGCTTCAATGCGGGCAGCGCCCTGGCGGCGGGCCACACGGCCGCGCTGGCATTGCTGAACACGCTGGTCGCACCCGCCGCCGCGCTGCTGACCTGGCTGGGCTGGGAGGCGGCCCGCACTGGCAAGCCCACCGCCGTGGGCGGCGCGACGGGGCTGGTCGTCGGGCTGGTGGCGATCACGCCCGCCTGCGCGTTCGTGGCGCCCTGGGCCGCGCTGGTCGTCGGTGCGCTGGGCGCGACCGCCAGCTTCTGGGCCGTGCAGGCCAAGCGCCGCCTGTGGGCCGACGATGCCCTGGACGTGTTCGCCTGTCACGGGGTCGCGGGCATCGTGGGGGCACTGCTCACCGGGGCGCTGGCCTGGACGACCGGCAGCGGGCAGGCCGTGGGGCCGCAACTGCTCGTGCAGGGGGCCAGCGTCGCGGCCAGCGTCGCCCTGAGCGGGCTGGGCACCCTGCTGCTGCTGCGGCTGGTCGGGCACCTGACGCCCCTGCGCGTCTCCCCGCGCCAGGAGGTCGGCGGCATGGACCTCAGCGCCCACAGCGAGCAGGGGTACCGTGAGCCCGACGGCCGCCTGGGTTCCCCAGTGGTGCTGGGCGGCGATTGA
- a CDS encoding V-type ATPase subunit subunit G family protein — protein sequence MSELASREAALDAQIEAAREEARREVEAAEAQAARILADAQARAAQMQAQHDQELGQEAERIRAEARARAEAEAQATRERAQARVQQAAELILRAVLP from the coding sequence TTGAGTGAACTGGCCAGCCGCGAGGCAGCCCTGGACGCGCAGATCGAAGCGGCCCGCGAGGAAGCGCGGCGCGAGGTCGAAGCGGCCGAGGCCCAGGCGGCCCGCATTCTGGCGGACGCGCAGGCCCGCGCGGCGCAGATGCAGGCGCAGCACGATCAGGAGCTGGGTCAGGAGGCCGAGCGCATCCGCGCGGAAGCCCGCGCCCGCGCCGAAGCCGAAGCGCAGGCGACCCGCGAGCGGGCGCAGGCCCGCGTGCAGCAGGCCGCCGAACTGATCCTGAGGGCGGTGCTGCCGTGA
- a CDS encoding P-II family nitrogen regulator, translating to MKLITAVVRPERVGQVKEALFRAGISGLTLSRVSGHGGEQEIVEHYRGTQVMIEFREKVEFRMAVSDAFAEAAIRAICEGARTGEVGDGKIFVQPLERVVRIRTGEEDTAALTPVTERQLTPVPASGRAG from the coding sequence ATGAAACTGATCACGGCAGTTGTGCGCCCCGAGCGGGTGGGGCAGGTCAAGGAGGCGCTGTTTCGGGCGGGGATCAGTGGGCTGACGCTGAGCCGCGTGTCCGGCCACGGCGGCGAGCAGGAGATCGTTGAGCACTACCGGGGCACCCAGGTGATGATCGAATTCCGCGAGAAGGTCGAGTTCCGCATGGCGGTCAGCGACGCCTTCGCGGAGGCGGCCATCCGCGCGATCTGCGAAGGCGCCCGCACCGGGGAGGTCGGTGACGGCAAGATCTTCGTGCAGCCGCTGGAGCGCGTGGTCCGTATCCGCACGGGCGAGGAGGACACGGCCGCGCTTACCCCCGTCACCGAGCGCCAGCTCACGCCGGTTCCGGCGTCCGGGAGGGCCGGATGA
- a CDS encoding V-type ATP synthase subunit I: protein MINPMQQVVIATRQRGSEAVITALQDAGVLHLKPITGGPLSTGSLAGQDAQSRREDERLLARADSTIAELGAYRPAPAPLPPQEDWERVVEEAAGPVSALARQRQELQADLDAEAAYGDAVRTLARLSGGVDRSRRLTVVPFLLQPSDSLAELEAALQGTLKDRYALATDAAGPNRVGLVAVLRGDRDAARGALSRVRLGELRLPGRFDQMSLSEAALAFDQIRQQGSERQRQLNEGREALARTHGPVLYAVRDALKDRVAVHDVRAVSARGKYSLAMQGYVPADRVPALTAALGRFGDAVAYEVHPVDEHHDHAVPVQLKNNGYVRPFQLVMGLMSLPRYGTFDPTWVIAVFFPLFFGIIIADIGYGLLFLLFGLWLLGKARRNEGWDLSFFGAYVPPATLRDLGFVTNVMAGWSILWGFLTGEFFGTLLEHLHFFYINPGLLDRLWGWTGLTFPVEAEKLREGYYSGLIPIVFPRLETEYFANVALVFALLFGILQVLWGWGIRVAQGLKHRDPVHTWEGLALFGGVGALVLLAFASRAAQDFGQLTNFANPLVLLMYLGFALFVIGYLRVIKHYPLLPIELMSQGGSVVSYARIFAVGLVSAILAKLCTDLGWSLAQSIGFLGIILGIVIGAVLHFFVLALTLIGHIIQPLRLHMVEFLNPTGFNAETSPAYNPLRRLSSPQGQAK from the coding sequence GTGATCAACCCCATGCAGCAGGTCGTGATCGCCACCCGCCAGCGCGGCAGCGAGGCGGTCATCACGGCGCTGCAAGACGCCGGGGTGCTGCACCTCAAGCCCATCACCGGGGGGCCGCTGTCGACCGGCTCGCTTGCCGGGCAGGACGCGCAGTCCCGCCGGGAAGACGAGAGATTGCTGGCCCGAGCTGACAGCACCATCGCTGAACTGGGCGCCTACCGTCCCGCTCCCGCGCCCCTGCCCCCGCAGGAGGACTGGGAGCGTGTGGTCGAGGAGGCCGCCGGGCCGGTCTCGGCGCTGGCCCGTCAGCGTCAGGAGCTGCAGGCGGACCTCGACGCGGAAGCCGCCTACGGGGACGCGGTGCGGACCCTCGCCCGGCTGTCCGGGGGCGTGGACCGCAGCCGCCGCCTGACGGTGGTGCCGTTCCTGCTTCAGCCCAGCGACAGCCTCGCGGAACTGGAAGCGGCCCTTCAGGGGACGCTGAAAGACCGTTATGCGCTCGCCACCGACGCCGCCGGACCCAACCGGGTCGGGCTGGTCGCGGTGCTGCGCGGGGACCGGGACGCGGCCCGCGGCGCCCTGTCGCGTGTGCGGCTGGGTGAGCTGCGGCTGCCGGGGCGCTTCGACCAGATGAGCCTGTCGGAAGCCGCCCTCGCCTTCGACCAGATTCGTCAGCAGGGTTCCGAGCGTCAGCGCCAACTCAACGAGGGGCGCGAGGCACTCGCCCGCACCCACGGCCCCGTGCTGTACGCCGTGCGTGACGCCCTGAAAGACCGGGTCGCCGTTCACGACGTGCGGGCCGTCTCCGCGCGGGGCAAGTACAGCCTCGCCATGCAGGGTTACGTTCCGGCCGACCGGGTGCCCGCGCTCACCGCAGCGCTGGGCCGCTTCGGGGACGCGGTGGCCTACGAAGTGCACCCCGTCGACGAGCACCACGACCACGCGGTTCCGGTGCAGCTCAAGAACAACGGCTACGTCCGGCCCTTCCAGCTCGTCATGGGGCTGATGAGCCTGCCGCGCTACGGCACCTTCGACCCCACCTGGGTGATTGCGGTCTTCTTCCCCCTCTTCTTCGGGATCATCATCGCGGACATCGGGTACGGCCTGCTGTTCCTGCTCTTCGGCCTGTGGCTGCTGGGCAAGGCGCGGCGCAATGAAGGCTGGGACCTCAGCTTCTTCGGGGCCTACGTACCGCCCGCGACCCTGCGCGATCTCGGCTTTGTCACCAACGTGATGGCGGGCTGGAGCATCCTGTGGGGCTTTCTCACGGGCGAGTTCTTCGGCACCCTGCTGGAGCACCTGCACTTCTTCTACATCAACCCCGGCCTGCTCGACCGGCTGTGGGGCTGGACGGGCCTGACCTTCCCGGTCGAGGCCGAGAAGCTGCGGGAAGGCTATTACAGCGGCCTGATTCCGATCGTCTTTCCCCGCCTGGAAACCGAGTACTTCGCCAACGTGGCGCTGGTGTTCGCGCTGCTGTTCGGCATCCTGCAGGTGCTGTGGGGCTGGGGCATCCGCGTCGCGCAGGGCCTCAAGCACCGCGACCCCGTCCACACCTGGGAGGGCCTCGCCCTCTTCGGCGGCGTGGGCGCCCTCGTGCTGCTGGCCTTCGCCTCACGGGCCGCGCAGGACTTCGGCCAACTCACCAACTTCGCCAACCCCCTCGTGCTGCTGATGTACCTCGGCTTCGCGCTGTTCGTCATCGGCTACCTGCGCGTGATCAAGCACTACCCGCTGCTGCCCATCGAGCTGATGAGCCAGGGCGGCTCGGTCGTGAGCTACGCCCGTATCTTCGCGGTCGGCCTGGTCTCGGCCATCCTCGCCAAGCTCTGCACCGACCTGGGCTGGAGCCTGGCCCAGAGTATCGGCTTCCTGGGCATCATCCTGGGCATCGTGATCGGGGCCGTGCTGCACTTCTTCGTGCTGGCGCTGACCCTGATCGGCCACATCATCCAGCCGCTGCGTCTGCACATGGTCGAGTTCCTGAACCCGACCGGCTTCAACGCCGAGACCAGCCCCGCCTACAACCCCCTTCGCCGCCTCAGCTCCCCCCAGGGGCAGGCCAAATAA